From the Streptococcus halotolerans genome, the window TTCTGGGATATTTGGGCAGACAATGTCTATACCGATTGGAAAGTTGGCAAGGAAATATCAGCAGTCTCTGAACAGATCAGCTCTTTGAAAGAAGACGTTAGAGACCTGCTGGACAGACTTTCCTAGTTTCAGCAAAACTGAAGTCGATAGTATTATCCGCCAAACTCTAGTGACCATGTCCGTCTGCCTATTTAAGACAAGCAAGATTCATTTATGATATAATAAAGGTTATGACTAAAGACTTTCATCATGTAACAGTGCTTTTGCACGAAACCGTTGATATGCTTGATATCAAGCCCGACGGCATATATGTGGATGCGACCCTAGGTGGTGCAGGCCACTCGTCTTATCTGTTATCTCAATTAAGCGAAAAGGGACACCTTTACTGTTTTGATCAAGATCAGACCGCTATTGATAATGCCCAAGTAAAACTAAAAAACTACATTGACAAGGGGATGGTCACCTTCATCAAAGACAATTTCCGTCATTTGAAGTCTAATCTAGGCCAACTAGGAGTGACTGAGATTGATGGGATTTTGTATGATTTGGGCGTTTCTAGCCCCCAATTAGATGAACGGGAACGTGGCTTTTCTTACAAACAAGATGCTCCTCTTGATATGCGCATGAACCGCCAAGCAGAGTTAAGTGCTTATGATGTTGTTAACACTTATGATTACCATGACTTAGTGCGGATTTTCTTTAAGTATGGTGAGGATAAATTCTCTAAACAGATTGCTCGTAAGATCGAACAGGCGCGTCAAGTCAAGCCCATTGGGACTACAACCGAATTGGCAGAGTTGATTAAATCAGCTAAACCCGCTAAAGAACTTAAGAAAAAAGGTCACCCAGCTAAGCAGATTTTTCAAGCTATCCGTATTGAAGTTAACGATGAATTAGGCGCAGCTGATGATTCCATCCAAGAAGCCCTAGATTTACTGGCTGTCGATGGACGAATCGCTGTGATTACCTTTCACTCTTTGGAGGATCGCTTAGCGAAACAACTTTTTAAAGAAGCCTCAACAGTGGAAGTGCCAAAAGGTTTGCCATTTATCCCAGATGACTTACAACCCAAAATGGAGCTAGTTAACCGCAAGCCAATTTTGCCGAGTCAAGAAGAATTAGAAGCGAATAATCGTGCTCACTCAGCTAAATTGCGAGTGGCAAAAAAAGTTAGGAAATAAATATGCCAAACGAAACCAAACGTGAAGCGCTTACGGAAGCTTTGCAAAAACGAATCCGTACGTTTACACGCATTGAAAAGGCTTTTTATGGAGCTATTGTGATAACAGCTATTTTTATGGCGATTAGCATCATCTATTTGCAAAGTCGTAACATGCAGATACAACAAGAAATCAATCATTGGAATGTTGAAATCAATGGCGCTCAAACAGACTTGAATGATGCTAAGCAAGAAGTCAATGAATTGAGCCGTTATGATCGGATTGCTGAAATTGCTAAAAAAGCCGGTCTAACCATTCAGAATGACAATATTCAAAACGTGGAGTAGGAATGAGTAAACTTCGAAAACTCTTTCTTGACTATGTTGTCAAGATTAGAAAAGAACATCCAGAAGAGAATAGGCGTTATGCTGGTCAAAACTTGATGATCCTAACAGTGTTCATCTTTTTTGTCTTTGTCATCAACTTTGCTGTTATTGTTGGCTCAGATAGTAAATTTGGAGTCGATTTGTCAGAAGGTGCCAAAGCTGTCTACAATACCAGATCAACCTTGCAGGCAAGACGAGGCAGTATTTTTGATCGCAATGGGAATGTCATTGCTGAAAATTCGACGACTTATAGTGTTTATGCCATCATTGATAAAACGTACGTCAATGCTGATCAAGAAAAACTATATGTACAGCCTTCCCAGTTTGAAAAAGTTGCTGATATATTTCACAAGCAGCTGGGGATGGAAAAGAAATATGTCATTAGTCAGTTAAAACAGAAGAAACTGACACAAGTTTCCTTTGGTACAAAAGGCTCTAATCTTAGTTACAGTAAGATGAGCACTTTAAAGGATGTCGTTGAAAAAGCCAAAATAAAAGGCATTTCCTTTGATACTAGTACCAGTCGGATGTATCCTAATGGTGTGTTTGCTTCCCAGTTCATCGGTCTGGCACAACCCCATGTAGAAGATGACGGTTCAACTATTCTGTCTGGCGTTACCGGGGTCGAAGCTTCTTTGGATGATGTTTTATCTGGTAAAGATGGTACCGTTGAATATGAAAAAGATCGTAACGGTAATATCCTTCTTGGAACTCAACATGTTGTGAAAAAGGCTTCTGATGGCCGTGATGTCTACACCACCCTGTCAGCTCCTCTGCAAACCTATTTAGAAACCCAGATGGATGCTTTTCAAGCAGAAACAAAGGGAAAATTTGCTAGCGCAACGATTGTCAATTCACAAACAGGTGAAATATTAGCGACAACCCAACGGCCAAGTTTTAACTCTGATACCCTTGAGGGTCTTGATGACAAAAATTTCTCATGGCAAAACTCGCTCTATCAAACCAATTATGAGCCAGGTTCTACCATGAAAGTCATGACCTTAGCGTCAGCCATTGATGCTAAAAAATTCAAAGCCAATCAGTACTTCACCAACTCTGGATTGAATCTATCTGGCATAGTTGTTAATGACTGGTCTGTCAATAATGGTACCGCTGGTATTCAAACGATGACCTTTGCCCAAGGATTTGCTTACTCAAGTAACGTAGGGATGACCCTCTTAGAGCAGAAGATGGGGAATGCTAAGTGGCGTGATTACCTCACAAAATTTAAATTTGGGGAGCCAACTTATTTTGGCATGGGCTCTGAATCAGCTGGTATTATTTCCAATAATAGCGTTAACACCGCAACCAGCGCTTTTGGTCAGGGGATTGCGGTAACACAGTCGCAAATGTTACGAGCCTTTAGTGGTGTTTCAAATGACGGTGAAATGTTAGAGCCACAATTTATCAGTCAAGTGGTCAATCACAATGACAGTACCAGCCGTGTCTCTAAGCCTGAGATTGTCGGAAACCCGGTTAGCAAAAAAGCCGCTAAGGAAACCCGAGAACACATGGTTGCGGTTGGGACGACACCTTATTACGGCACCTTATATGCAAGCTGGCTCGGAGAACCAATTATCCAGGTCGGTAACGAATCTATTGCCGTTAAATCTGGTACTGCACAGATTGCCAAGGATGATGGTTCGGGTTACCTTACTGGTGAGCGAGATTATATCCATTCAGTTGTTGCTATGATTCCAGCTGAAAAACCACTCTTTACCATGTATGTCACCGTACAACAACCAGAGAGTTGGAAGGGGTTAGAGTGGCGAACTATTTTTAATCCAGTTCTTCAAGAAGCTATGACTATGC encodes:
- the rsmH gene encoding 16S rRNA (cytosine(1402)-N(4))-methyltransferase RsmH; protein product: MTKDFHHVTVLLHETVDMLDIKPDGIYVDATLGGAGHSSYLLSQLSEKGHLYCFDQDQTAIDNAQVKLKNYIDKGMVTFIKDNFRHLKSNLGQLGVTEIDGILYDLGVSSPQLDERERGFSYKQDAPLDMRMNRQAELSAYDVVNTYDYHDLVRIFFKYGEDKFSKQIARKIEQARQVKPIGTTTELAELIKSAKPAKELKKKGHPAKQIFQAIRIEVNDELGAADDSIQEALDLLAVDGRIAVITFHSLEDRLAKQLFKEASTVEVPKGLPFIPDDLQPKMELVNRKPILPSQEELEANNRAHSAKLRVAKKVRK
- the pbp2X gene encoding penicillin-binding protein PBP2X, with protein sequence MSKLRKLFLDYVVKIRKEHPEENRRYAGQNLMILTVFIFFVFVINFAVIVGSDSKFGVDLSEGAKAVYNTRSTLQARRGSIFDRNGNVIAENSTTYSVYAIIDKTYVNADQEKLYVQPSQFEKVADIFHKQLGMEKKYVISQLKQKKLTQVSFGTKGSNLSYSKMSTLKDVVEKAKIKGISFDTSTSRMYPNGVFASQFIGLAQPHVEDDGSTILSGVTGVEASLDDVLSGKDGTVEYEKDRNGNILLGTQHVVKKASDGRDVYTTLSAPLQTYLETQMDAFQAETKGKFASATIVNSQTGEILATTQRPSFNSDTLEGLDDKNFSWQNSLYQTNYEPGSTMKVMTLASAIDAKKFKANQYFTNSGLNLSGIVVNDWSVNNGTAGIQTMTFAQGFAYSSNVGMTLLEQKMGNAKWRDYLTKFKFGEPTYFGMGSESAGIISNNSVNTATSAFGQGIAVTQSQMLRAFSGVSNDGEMLEPQFISQVVNHNDSTSRVSKPEIVGNPVSKKAAKETREHMVAVGTTPYYGTLYASWLGEPIIQVGNESIAVKSGTAQIAKDDGSGYLTGERDYIHSVVAMIPAEKPLFTMYVTVQQPESWKGLEWRTIFNPVLQEAMTMQDQLTTSVAAKEKRSETTYEIPDFVGQSTSKAIETLRKNLVHPIIAGDGAKVTRMSVTKGTKLKANQQILVQAGKVDEMPDMYGWSKRNVQAFAKWNDLSITIKGSGKVVKQNTDVGTSFKKKKNIKITLGE
- the ftsL gene encoding cell division protein FtsL is translated as MPNETKREALTEALQKRIRTFTRIEKAFYGAIVITAIFMAISIIYLQSRNMQIQQEINHWNVEINGAQTDLNDAKQEVNELSRYDRIAEIAKKAGLTIQNDNIQNVE